From the genome of Methylocystis bryophila, one region includes:
- a CDS encoding PTS sugar transporter subunit IIA yields MRLTDLLGPHAIVSPLVATTKKDALLELAQRASELSGQSAREIYDSVLQRERLGSTGIGDGVAIPHGKLSKLSTIYGVFARSERPIDFDALDGAPVDLIFMLITPESAGADHLKSLACAARMLRDPVTVAALRKTRDPIAIYELIAGRSQNEAA; encoded by the coding sequence ATGCGACTTACCGATCTGCTCGGCCCGCACGCCATTGTGTCCCCTCTCGTCGCAACGACAAAGAAGGACGCCCTGCTTGAGCTCGCGCAAAGGGCCTCCGAGCTTTCTGGCCAGTCGGCGCGCGAGATTTACGATTCGGTGCTGCAGCGCGAGCGCTTGGGATCGACCGGCATCGGGGACGGCGTCGCCATCCCCCATGGAAAGCTGTCGAAGCTCTCGACCATCTACGGGGTTTTCGCGCGCTCAGAGCGGCCCATCGACTTCGACGCGCTCGACGGCGCGCCCGTCGATTTGATCTTCATGCTGATCACGCCTGAGAGCGCCGGCGCCGACCACCTCAAGTCGTTGGCCTGCGCGGCGCGCATGCTCCGCGATCCAGTCACCGTCGCGGCGCTGCGCAAAACGCGCGACCCCATTGCGATCTACGAGCTGATCGCCGGCCGTTCGCAGAACGAAGCAGCTTAA
- a CDS encoding Ni/Fe hydrogenase subunit alpha: MAFELETAADPKKLRRIAIDPISRVEGHGKITLLLDDEGHVQQARLHIVEFRGFEKFVQGRPYWEAPVMVQRLCGICPVSHQIAAAKALDHVVGATPPPPSAEKMRRLMHYGQIVQSHALHFYMLGSPDLLFGFDADLHRRNIVAVAEKYPEVARQGVAMRRWGQEVIRHTSGKRVHGTGAVPGGINKLLTETERDALLAEADQMVAWSKAAVDLVKELAAANEREFAEFGLFRSCLMSLVRPDGGFEFYDGVLRVRDEDGAILFDQIPDRDYDKLIREEVKSWSYLKFPYLQTRGREDGSYKVGPLARVQNCDFMPTPLAEAERRAFVAASGGKVNHAPLAYHWTRMIEMLHGAELIRELLVDPDLLSGERMASGPRARSGVGIIEAPRGTLIHHYEVGEDDLIVMCNLIVSTTHNNQAMNEGVRAVARRDLDGKHITEGLLNHLEVVVRAFDPCLSCATHALGKMPLVVELCEADGRLIDRRVRN; this comes from the coding sequence ATGGCCTTCGAACTCGAAACCGCCGCCGATCCGAAAAAGCTGCGCCGCATCGCCATCGATCCGATCTCCCGCGTCGAAGGGCACGGCAAGATCACGCTGCTTTTGGACGATGAGGGACACGTCCAACAGGCGCGGTTGCATATCGTGGAATTTCGCGGCTTCGAGAAATTCGTGCAGGGGCGGCCCTACTGGGAGGCCCCGGTGATGGTGCAGCGCCTCTGCGGCATCTGCCCGGTCTCGCACCAGATCGCCGCGGCCAAGGCGCTCGATCATGTCGTCGGCGCGACGCCGCCGCCGCCGAGCGCGGAGAAAATGCGCCGGCTCATGCATTACGGGCAGATCGTGCAGTCGCACGCGCTGCATTTTTACATGCTCGGTTCCCCGGACCTGCTTTTTGGTTTCGACGCCGACCTTCATCGGCGCAACATCGTCGCGGTGGCCGAGAAATATCCGGAGGTGGCGCGTCAGGGCGTGGCGATGCGCCGCTGGGGGCAGGAGGTCATTCGTCACACCTCCGGCAAGCGCGTGCACGGAACCGGCGCGGTCCCGGGCGGTATCAACAAGTTGCTCACGGAAACGGAGCGCGACGCGCTTCTTGCCGAAGCCGACCAAATGGTCGCGTGGTCCAAGGCGGCGGTCGATCTCGTCAAGGAGCTCGCCGCCGCCAATGAACGGGAATTTGCGGAATTCGGCCTGTTCCGCTCGTGCCTGATGTCGCTGGTCCGCCCCGACGGCGGTTTCGAGTTCTACGACGGCGTATTGCGCGTGCGCGACGAGGACGGCGCGATCCTCTTCGACCAGATCCCCGACCGGGATTACGACAAGCTCATCCGGGAAGAGGTCAAGTCCTGGAGCTATCTGAAATTTCCCTATCTGCAGACGCGAGGACGCGAGGACGGCAGCTACAAGGTTGGGCCGCTCGCGCGCGTGCAGAATTGCGATTTCATGCCGACGCCGCTCGCTGAAGCCGAACGCCGCGCTTTCGTCGCGGCGAGCGGAGGCAAGGTCAATCATGCGCCGCTCGCCTATCACTGGACCCGCATGATCGAAATGCTGCATGGGGCCGAGCTCATTCGCGAGCTGCTCGTCGATCCCGATCTCCTTTCCGGCGAGCGCATGGCTTCCGGGCCTCGCGCCCGCAGCGGGGTCGGGATCATCGAGGCGCCGCGCGGCACGCTGATCCATCACTATGAGGTCGGCGAGGACGATCTCATCGTGATGTGCAATCTGATCGTCAGCACGACGCATAATAATCAGGCGATGAACGAAGGCGTGCGCGCCGTGGCGCGACGCGATCTCGACGGCAAGCACATCACCGAGGGCCTGCTCAACCATCTGGAGGTGGTGGTCCGCGCCTTCGACCCCTGTCTTTCCTGCGCGACTCACGCGCTCGGCAAGATGCCGCTCGTCGTCGAGCTTTGCGAAGCCGACGGAAGGCTAATCGATCGTCGCGTGCGCAACTGA
- the hpf gene encoding ribosome hibernation-promoting factor, HPF/YfiA family, with product MALRVSGKNINIGEALRAHVTDRIQALTGKYFDGGVSGHVTIEPEGAGYRTDCSLHLTSGILLQADGRAQDPYAAFDQSAARIEKRLRRYKSRLKSHHDHDAAKVELVPSYLLEAPDQESEAPNEFNAAVIAETTTQLRRRSVSQAVLDLDLSGAPVVVFRHASTGRINVVYRRNDHHIGWIDAPESV from the coding sequence ATGGCATTGCGGGTTTCCGGAAAGAACATCAACATTGGCGAAGCTTTGCGCGCTCATGTGACTGACCGCATTCAAGCGCTCACCGGAAAATATTTTGACGGCGGGGTGTCGGGTCACGTGACGATCGAGCCCGAAGGCGCGGGATATCGCACGGATTGCAGCCTGCACCTGACCTCCGGAATCTTGCTGCAGGCGGACGGGCGCGCGCAGGATCCTTACGCAGCCTTCGACCAATCCGCCGCGCGGATCGAAAAGCGTCTGCGACGTTACAAGAGCCGCTTGAAGAGCCACCACGATCACGACGCCGCCAAGGTCGAGCTCGTGCCGAGCTATCTGTTGGAGGCGCCCGACCAGGAGTCCGAGGCGCCCAATGAGTTCAATGCGGCAGTTATCGCCGAGACCACGACGCAGCTGCGCCGCCGCTCCGTCTCACAGGCCGTGCTCGATCTCGACCTTTCGGGCGCTCCCGTCGTCGTCTTTCGGCACGCCTCGACGGGACGAATAAACGTGGTTTATCGCCGCAACGATCACCATATCGGATGGATCGACGCGCCGGAGAGCGTGTAA
- a CDS encoding hydrogenase maturation protease has translation MNDDARPRWLIFAVGNPSRGDDALGPMLIDQLEQWLATAGALPMDLVLLTDFQWQIDNALDLKNIDVAIFADASVRGDASFETAPLAPQFDASHSTHALSPACVLAVAAQLGQNLPQAWLLSMPGRDFELGAPLSAEARSTLDDAFAYLCASLETGRLEAIRP, from the coding sequence TTGAACGATGACGCGCGCCCGCGCTGGCTCATCTTCGCCGTCGGCAATCCCAGCCGCGGCGACGACGCCTTGGGCCCTATGCTCATCGACCAGCTCGAGCAGTGGCTTGCTACGGCGGGCGCCTTGCCTATGGATCTTGTCTTGCTGACGGACTTCCAATGGCAAATCGACAATGCGCTCGATCTGAAAAACATCGACGTCGCCATCTTCGCCGACGCAAGCGTGCGCGGCGACGCGTCCTTCGAGACGGCGCCGTTGGCGCCCCAATTCGACGCCAGCCATAGCACGCACGCCCTGTCGCCCGCCTGCGTGCTCGCCGTCGCGGCGCAGCTCGGGCAAAACTTGCCGCAGGCTTGGCTCTTGTCCATGCCGGGCCGGGACTTCGAGCTCGGGGCGCCCCTGAGCGCCGAAGCCCGATCGACGCTGGATGACGCTTTCGCCTATCTTTGCGCAAGCCTTGAGACGGGGCGGCTCGAAGCGATCCGCCCCTAA
- a CDS encoding NepR family anti-sigma factor — MSEYIGRELREIYDDVLAQPVPDRFLALLNKLDAGAISAAQTAGRPGEMD; from the coding sequence GTGAGCGAATATATCGGCCGCGAACTGCGGGAAATTTATGATGACGTGCTGGCGCAGCCGGTCCCCGATCGGTTCCTTGCGCTCTTGAATAAATTGGACGCCGGCGCAATATCGGCCGCTCAGACGGCGGGTAGGCCCGGGGAGATGGATTGA
- a CDS encoding NADP oxidoreductase, which translates to MSAKPKLRVATVSLAGCFGCHTSFLDIDERFFELLEHVEFDRSPLTDVKEVGPCDIGLVEGGVCNAENVHVLRAFRKHCKVLVAIGACAINGGLPAQRNHLDLDHILLEVYQTGYALDRERAFVPNDPELPLLLDKVRPIREIVHVDHYLCGCPPSADAIWKFLTDLIGGATPYLPYPLRHFD; encoded by the coding sequence ATGAGCGCGAAGCCCAAACTGCGCGTCGCGACAGTCTCGCTCGCTGGCTGCTTTGGCTGTCACACCTCTTTTCTCGACATTGACGAACGTTTTTTCGAGCTGCTCGAACATGTCGAGTTCGATCGCTCCCCTCTGACTGACGTGAAGGAGGTTGGACCCTGCGACATCGGTCTCGTCGAGGGCGGAGTCTGCAACGCCGAGAACGTCCATGTGCTGCGCGCGTTCCGCAAGCACTGCAAGGTGCTCGTCGCCATCGGGGCCTGCGCGATCAACGGGGGTCTGCCGGCGCAGCGCAACCATCTCGATCTCGACCACATTCTGCTCGAGGTCTATCAGACGGGCTACGCGCTCGATCGCGAGCGCGCCTTCGTCCCGAACGACCCGGAGCTGCCTCTTCTGCTCGATAAGGTTCGTCCGATCCGCGAGATCGTGCACGTCGACCATTATCTTTGCGGCTGTCCGCCATCCGCCGACGCGATCTGGAAATTTCTGACCGATCTCATCGGCGGCGCGACGCCTTATCTTCCCTATCCGCTCCGTCACTTCGACTAA
- a CDS encoding glycoside hydrolase family 15 protein: protein MKKVQPQEQLDWASEQKRFCVSAMLRAVSATTLVKHRPGLGQTIRPVRGSILASPEMASYDPKPDYFFHWLRDSALVADALREAIEDETLEPSGVEHLVDFVAFSLKLCRLDGPTFLRQGGYPEAVEQSFQQHLRPRAEIGAIVGDKILGEARHNADGGLDVMKWGRPQNDGPALRALAVMRFFALDAFRARAAEAALTLLRYDLDYTLSHWRLPCCDLWEENIGFHYHTRLVQQAALAEGAAFLAAAGDAKRASACAKAASALLAALDSHFDAEDGVYRPRLPEDGLNASALRRLDIAVVLAAIHAGRRAGPHSVTDPKMLATFFALERLFEEEYPINQGRPADRAPALGRYAGDSYFSGGAYYFSTLGAAQFCFLLAQAAAEGEEIAVTKESRAPLAAILQTPAAALPQAGKIGEALAEAALRRGDMYLATVRRFTPASRELSEQFSQLDGAPTSADNLTWSYACFVTALAARQRAAKAMGDARVS from the coding sequence ATGAAGAAGGTGCAGCCTCAGGAACAGCTCGACTGGGCCAGCGAGCAGAAACGCTTTTGCGTGAGCGCGATGCTGCGCGCCGTCTCTGCGACGACCCTCGTGAAGCATCGGCCCGGACTCGGGCAGACCATTCGCCCCGTGCGCGGCTCGATACTCGCCTCGCCCGAAATGGCGTCCTACGACCCCAAGCCGGATTATTTCTTCCACTGGCTGCGCGACTCCGCCCTTGTCGCCGACGCGCTTCGGGAGGCGATCGAGGATGAAACGCTGGAGCCTTCTGGTGTCGAGCATCTCGTCGATTTCGTCGCTTTCAGCCTGAAACTCTGTCGCCTGGACGGCCCTACCTTCCTGCGACAGGGCGGCTATCCCGAGGCCGTCGAGCAATCTTTCCAACAGCATTTGCGCCCACGCGCGGAAATTGGCGCAATCGTCGGCGACAAGATACTCGGCGAAGCCCGCCACAACGCCGATGGCGGACTCGATGTGATGAAATGGGGTCGCCCCCAAAACGACGGCCCGGCGCTGCGCGCGCTCGCCGTTATGCGTTTCTTCGCGCTCGACGCCTTTCGCGCCCGGGCGGCGGAGGCGGCGCTGACGCTCTTGCGCTACGATCTCGACTATACGCTCTCGCATTGGCGTCTGCCTTGCTGCGACCTCTGGGAAGAAAACATCGGCTTCCATTACCACACGCGCCTCGTTCAGCAGGCGGCGCTCGCCGAAGGCGCGGCGTTTTTGGCCGCAGCGGGCGACGCGAAGCGAGCGAGCGCCTGCGCCAAGGCGGCCAGTGCTTTGCTCGCCGCGCTCGATTCTCACTTCGATGCGGAAGACGGCGTCTATCGCCCGCGCCTCCCCGAAGACGGGCTGAACGCATCGGCGCTGCGGCGACTCGACATCGCCGTCGTTCTCGCGGCGATCCATGCAGGCCGGCGGGCGGGGCCCCACAGCGTCACGGATCCCAAAATGCTGGCGACCTTTTTTGCGCTGGAGCGGCTGTTCGAGGAGGAATATCCGATCAATCAGGGGCGGCCTGCGGACCGCGCGCCGGCGCTCGGGCGCTATGCCGGCGACAGCTATTTCAGCGGCGGCGCCTATTATTTCTCAACCCTGGGCGCCGCGCAATTTTGCTTTCTCCTCGCGCAGGCCGCAGCGGAAGGCGAGGAGATCGCAGTCACCAAGGAAAGTCGCGCGCCGCTCGCAGCGATATTGCAGACGCCCGCCGCCGCGCTCCCGCAGGCTGGAAAAATCGGTGAGGCTTTGGCCGAGGCGGCGCTTCGGCGCGGCGACATGTATCTCGCCACAGTGCGCCGCTTCACGCCGGCCTCACGAGAACTCTCGGAACAATTCAGCCAACTGGACGGCGCCCCGACCTCCGCCGACAATCTCACATGGAGCTACGCCTGCTTCGTCACGGCGCTCGCCGCGCGCCAACGAGCGGCGAAAGCCATGGGGGACGCGCGGGTGAGCTGA
- the rpoN gene encoding RNA polymerase factor sigma-54 — MAISQKLMMRQGQSLVMTPQLLQAIKLLQFSSIELTAFLQDEMERNPLLESEGPSEVGEPAGAERPSEESPQEGASERVEGDWAKESLSTDAGEYAANLGADVSNLYDSEEPSQSRTEALGAAEAMGLSASSWSGTLGGGGSADGETPNLEAYVATAKSLRDTLEEQLSLACADPRQRLIGLSIIDAIDENGYLRETIEAIAERLGASLEETQAVLDVVQRFEPSGVGARDLAECLAIQLRERDRFDPAMQIFVANLPLVAKADFAQLSRLCGVDEEDVRDMAAELRGLDPKPGRAFSGGDAPAIIADVIVTAAGDGSWRVELNTDALPRVLINNSYVARVNASAKGDADKSFVSNCLQNANWLVKSLEQRQRTILKVASEIVRLQDAFFEKGVEHLRPLNLRAVADAISMHESTVSRVTSNKYMMTPRGLFELKYFFSASIAAASGAEAHSAEAVRFKIKQMIDKESPNDVLSDDAIVARLKELDIDIARRTVAKYRDSLRIPSSVDRRRQKLSARQHA; from the coding sequence ATGGCGATCTCTCAAAAGCTGATGATGCGGCAGGGCCAATCCCTGGTGATGACGCCTCAGCTGCTACAAGCCATCAAGCTTCTGCAATTTTCGAGCATCGAGCTTACCGCCTTTCTCCAAGATGAGATGGAGCGCAATCCGCTCCTCGAGTCGGAGGGCCCGAGCGAGGTCGGCGAGCCGGCCGGGGCCGAGCGGCCCTCGGAGGAAAGCCCGCAGGAGGGTGCGAGCGAGCGCGTTGAGGGCGACTGGGCCAAGGAGTCCCTGTCAACAGACGCTGGCGAATACGCCGCCAATCTCGGCGCGGACGTATCGAACCTTTACGACTCCGAGGAGCCGTCCCAGTCCCGGACCGAAGCGCTGGGCGCCGCGGAGGCTATGGGGCTTTCGGCGTCATCCTGGAGCGGAACGCTCGGCGGCGGCGGATCTGCGGACGGCGAGACGCCAAATCTCGAGGCCTATGTCGCCACCGCCAAGAGCCTGCGCGACACACTCGAGGAACAGCTCTCTCTAGCCTGCGCGGACCCGCGCCAGCGCCTGATCGGGCTCTCGATAATCGACGCGATCGACGAAAACGGCTACCTCCGCGAAACGATCGAAGCGATCGCGGAACGGCTTGGCGCGAGCCTCGAAGAGACGCAGGCCGTGCTCGACGTCGTGCAGCGCTTCGAGCCATCGGGCGTCGGGGCCAGAGACCTGGCCGAATGCCTCGCTATCCAGCTTCGCGAGCGCGATCGATTCGATCCGGCCATGCAGATCTTCGTCGCCAATCTTCCGCTCGTCGCCAAGGCCGACTTCGCACAGCTGTCGCGACTATGCGGCGTCGACGAAGAAGATGTGAGAGACATGGCGGCAGAGCTTCGCGGCCTCGACCCCAAGCCCGGCCGCGCCTTTAGCGGCGGCGACGCGCCCGCGATCATCGCCGATGTGATCGTCACGGCGGCCGGCGACGGAAGCTGGCGCGTCGAGCTCAACACCGATGCGCTGCCGCGCGTTCTCATCAACAATTCGTACGTGGCGCGCGTGAACGCCTCAGCGAAGGGCGACGCCGACAAGAGCTTCGTCTCCAACTGTCTTCAGAACGCCAATTGGCTCGTCAAGAGCCTGGAGCAGCGGCAGCGCACGATCCTCAAGGTCGCCTCCGAGATCGTGCGGCTGCAGGACGCATTCTTCGAAAAGGGCGTCGAGCATCTCCGCCCGCTCAATCTCCGCGCCGTCGCTGATGCGATCTCCATGCACGAATCGACGGTGTCACGCGTCACGTCCAATAAATATATGATGACGCCGCGGGGGCTATTCGAGCTGAAATATTTCTTCTCCGCCTCGATTGCCGCGGCGAGCGGCGCCGAAGCGCATTCGGCGGAAGCCGTGCGCTTCAAGATCAAGCAAATGATCGACAAGGAAAGCCCGAATGACGTGCTGTCGGACGATGCTATCGTCGCGCGCCTCAAGGAGCTCGACATCGACATCGCGCGCCGCACCGTGGCCAAATATCGAGACAGCCTGCGTATCCCCTCCTCGGTCGATCGGCGCCGTCAGAAGCTCTCGGCGCGCCAGCATGCGTGA
- a CDS encoding invasion associated locus B family protein translates to MPSMRKHLAALALFVAIWASSFAHGWAKERGPAVVARGPARSELTAAGPGWVKVCFEDPRTRRQTCYTTRDFAEEGGTPILSLEVFETKGEESMLLRAFLPLGLALKPGVRIGLERGEQENGAFDACFPAGCYASSNVAPALVDAMKRGGRIRLSVKKLSGEELDFFLPLEGFGKAFDGPGAAAEEIGPEPRKRLQDELVGRAAAERRRLEGEGGPKPPTPPAEASGG, encoded by the coding sequence ATGCCGTCAATGCGAAAACATTTGGCCGCCCTCGCGCTTTTTGTCGCGATCTGGGCGTCGTCCTTCGCCCATGGTTGGGCGAAGGAAAGAGGCCCTGCTGTTGTGGCGCGAGGGCCGGCAAGAAGCGAACTGACAGCCGCCGGCCCAGGCTGGGTGAAGGTCTGTTTCGAGGATCCTCGCACGCGCCGTCAGACCTGCTACACGACCCGCGACTTCGCCGAAGAAGGGGGAACGCCGATACTCTCTCTCGAGGTCTTTGAGACCAAGGGAGAAGAGTCGATGCTGCTCCGCGCTTTTCTGCCGCTCGGCCTTGCGCTGAAGCCTGGCGTCAGGATCGGCCTCGAACGGGGCGAGCAGGAGAATGGCGCTTTCGACGCTTGCTTTCCTGCTGGCTGTTACGCCTCGAGCAATGTTGCCCCCGCCCTGGTCGATGCGATGAAGCGGGGCGGCCGGATCAGGCTCTCCGTCAAGAAGCTCTCGGGAGAGGAATTGGACTTTTTTCTTCCGCTGGAGGGCTTTGGCAAGGCCTTCGACGGTCCGGGCGCAGCGGCGGAGGAGATCGGTCCCGAGCCGCGCAAACGCCTACAGGACGAGCTTGTGGGGAGGGCCGCCGCGGAACGGCGAAGACTCGAAGGCGAGGGCGGGCCAAAGCCCCCGACGCCTCCGGCTGAAGCGTCGGGGGGGTAA
- a CDS encoding sigma-70 family RNA polymerase sigma factor has protein sequence MKADIVAAIPSLRAFAVSLSGNPDRADDLVHDTLLKALGSMDSFTEGTNLTAWLFTILRNAYYSDYRKRRRETADPDGALAARLEAPAAQPGHMDLLDFREALQKLPADQREALILIGASGLSYDEAAEICGCAPGTMKSRVNRARNRLTELLGLEESQRLESEAAAKPKARRASESAAPRR, from the coding sequence ATGAAGGCGGACATCGTCGCCGCCATCCCCTCTTTGCGCGCTTTTGCGGTGTCCTTGAGCGGCAATCCGGATCGCGCCGACGATCTCGTCCACGATACTTTGCTGAAGGCCTTAGGCAGCATGGACTCCTTCACCGAGGGGACCAACCTAACCGCATGGTTGTTTACGATCCTGCGCAACGCCTACTACAGCGATTATCGGAAGCGCCGGCGCGAGACCGCAGACCCCGATGGCGCGCTGGCGGCTCGGCTCGAAGCTCCTGCCGCGCAGCCAGGCCATATGGATCTTCTGGACTTCCGCGAGGCGTTGCAGAAGCTGCCGGCCGATCAGCGCGAAGCGTTGATCCTGATCGGCGCGTCGGGTCTCTCCTATGACGAGGCGGCTGAAATCTGCGGTTGCGCGCCAGGCACGATGAAGAGCCGGGTCAACCGCGCCCGCAACCGCCTCACGGAGCTTTTGGGGCTGGAGGAGAGCCAGCGCCTCGAAAGCGAAGCGGCGGCGAAGCCCAAGGCCCGCCGAGCGAGCGAGAGCGCCGCCCCGCGACGGTGA
- a CDS encoding 3-hydroxybutyryl-CoA dehydrogenase yields the protein MVETRKIGVVGAGTMGNGVAQTFAVAGFPVVMRDLTQAALDRGMKTIKKSLDRMVSKEKISAQDAEQALARIHTTTSTSDLKDSDVVVEAILEDPEIKAKLIQELDGICRPDAIFATNTSSISVTRIAASSSSPQRVIGMHFFNPVPLMQLVEIIRALQTSDEVCETIVKLTETIGKKARVSKDSYGFVVNRVLVPMINEGINCVYEGLATPEDVDAMMKLGANHPMGPLSLADLIGLDIVLDIMQTLYNGFDDPKYRPSPLLKQMCDAGYLGRKSGRGFFSYEAHA from the coding sequence ATGGTAGAGACGCGCAAGATCGGCGTTGTAGGCGCTGGGACGATGGGAAATGGTGTCGCGCAGACCTTTGCGGTGGCGGGGTTTCCAGTCGTGATGCGCGATCTGACCCAGGCCGCCCTGGACCGCGGAATGAAGACGATCAAGAAGAGTCTCGACCGCATGGTCTCGAAAGAAAAAATCTCGGCGCAGGACGCGGAGCAGGCGCTGGCGCGGATTCATACGACGACCAGCACGAGCGATCTCAAAGACAGCGATGTGGTCGTGGAAGCCATCCTCGAGGATCCCGAGATCAAAGCCAAGCTGATCCAAGAGCTCGATGGAATTTGTCGCCCCGATGCGATTTTTGCGACCAATACGTCGTCCATATCCGTCACGCGCATCGCCGCCTCCTCCTCCTCGCCCCAGCGCGTCATCGGCATGCATTTCTTCAATCCTGTTCCGCTGATGCAGCTGGTGGAGATCATCCGCGCGCTGCAAACCAGCGACGAGGTTTGCGAGACCATCGTGAAATTGACGGAGACGATCGGCAAGAAAGCGCGCGTCTCGAAGGACAGCTACGGCTTCGTGGTCAACCGGGTTCTCGTCCCGATGATCAACGAGGGCATCAATTGCGTCTACGAGGGCCTCGCCACGCCTGAGGACGTGGACGCGATGATGAAGCTCGGGGCCAATCATCCGATGGGTCCTCTGTCTCTCGCCGATTTGATCGGCCTCGACATCGTCCTCGACATCATGCAGACGCTCTACAATGGTTTCGACGATCCCAAATATCGTCCGAGCCCTCTCCTGAAGCAGATGTGCGATGCGGGTTATCTCGGCCGCAAGAGCGGCAGGGGCTTCTTCTCCTACGAGGCGCACGCCTGA
- a CDS encoding response regulator encodes MTLSQQIARHIPFLRRFSRALTGSQEGGDAYALATLETLVAEQGEKSGGSRLRPGEDPKIALFRLLLDIWSAAPINAHTEVASELELGARRNLEAISLRPRIAFLLSALEGFALEEVASTLDVSVEEAGDLVAAANAEIAGQIATEVLIIEDEPLIALDLREVVEELGHSVVGVARTHTEALVEIAKARPGLILADIQLADGSSGLEAVNEILSDFSIPVIFITAYPERFLLGEAPEPAFLIAKPFAVDALKAVISQALFFDRRSRPGVSGTA; translated from the coding sequence ATGACCCTCTCACAGCAAATAGCGCGCCATATACCGTTCTTGAGGCGATTCTCTCGCGCGCTCACCGGCAGCCAGGAAGGCGGGGACGCTTACGCACTGGCGACGCTCGAAACCCTGGTCGCGGAACAGGGAGAAAAATCAGGCGGAAGCCGCCTTCGCCCCGGGGAAGACCCCAAGATCGCACTCTTTCGTTTGCTGCTCGATATTTGGTCTGCGGCTCCGATCAACGCGCATACGGAAGTCGCAAGCGAGCTCGAGCTCGGCGCGAGACGCAATCTCGAGGCGATTTCGCTGCGACCGCGCATCGCCTTCCTGCTCAGCGCGCTCGAAGGCTTCGCGCTTGAGGAGGTCGCCTCCACCCTCGACGTCTCCGTTGAGGAGGCGGGTGATCTCGTTGCGGCGGCGAATGCGGAAATCGCTGGCCAGATCGCCACCGAGGTGCTGATCATCGAGGACGAGCCATTGATTGCGCTCGATCTTCGGGAAGTGGTGGAGGAGCTCGGCCACAGCGTCGTCGGTGTGGCGCGCACGCATACGGAAGCGCTGGTTGAGATCGCCAAGGCGAGACCTGGCCTCATCCTCGCGGACATCCAGCTCGCCGACGGCAGCTCGGGCCTCGAGGCGGTCAACGAAATCCTATCAGACTTTTCGATTCCCGTGATTTTTATCACGGCTTATCCTGAGCGGTTCCTCCTTGGAGAGGCGCCGGAGCCAGCCTTTTTGATCGCCAAGCCCTTCGCCGTCGACGCGCTCAAAGCGGTCATCAGTCAGGCGCTGTTCTTCGATCGTCGCTCGCGGCCGGGCGTTTCCGGAACGGCCTGA
- a CDS encoding general stress protein, with protein sequence MNTLQQPRKSNRGFASMDPEKQRLIARKGGQSVPDEKRSFSQNPELAAKAGRKGGQSVNPDKRSFSRDHALASEAGRKGGHAAHVGVVKQTSTRH encoded by the coding sequence ATGAACACACTGCAGCAACCCCGCAAGTCGAACCGTGGATTCGCGTCGATGGACCCCGAAAAGCAGAGGCTCATCGCGCGAAAGGGCGGGCAAAGCGTTCCGGACGAGAAGCGCAGCTTTTCGCAAAATCCGGAATTGGCCGCCAAGGCCGGCCGAAAAGGCGGGCAGTCGGTTAATCCGGACAAGCGCAGCTTTTCGCGCGATCACGCGCTGGCGTCCGAGGCCGGACGTAAGGGCGGTCACGCCGCCCACGTGGGCGTGGTCAAGCAAACATCGACGAGGCACTAG